In Aliamphritea ceti, a single window of DNA contains:
- a CDS encoding histidine phosphatase family protein yields MPTEPSIDLTIDLLRHGETEDGAIYRGRTDSKLSKPGMKCMQRTLAEAGQPWRGVVSSPLRRCSKVAVAYAAEHDISCQLEPRLQEIDFGEWDGELLADIWEKFPEDVTQFWEDPEEFTPPEGETLKVFRGRLKECLDDFVRTHSQGHYLWVTHGGVIRALLARILAIPAGNWNCLQLDYASLSRIHIIGEPDQLGYSVAFINR; encoded by the coding sequence ATGCCGACAGAACCAAGTATTGATCTGACTATCGATCTGTTACGCCATGGTGAGACAGAAGACGGGGCCATTTATCGTGGCCGTACAGATTCTAAACTGAGTAAACCGGGCATGAAGTGCATGCAGCGGACTTTAGCAGAAGCAGGTCAGCCCTGGCGGGGAGTAGTTAGCTCACCGTTGCGGCGTTGCTCTAAAGTAGCTGTTGCTTATGCGGCGGAGCATGACATCAGTTGCCAGTTAGAACCACGTTTGCAGGAAATTGATTTTGGCGAATGGGATGGTGAACTGCTGGCCGATATTTGGGAGAAGTTTCCTGAAGATGTTACTCAGTTTTGGGAAGACCCGGAAGAATTCACACCTCCTGAAGGTGAGACGCTGAAAGTTTTCAGAGGGCGCCTGAAAGAATGTCTGGATGATTTTGTTCGCACCCATTCACAGGGGCATTATCTGTGGGTCACACATGGCGGTGTAATCCGGGCTTTACTGGCGAGAATACTGGCTATACCTGCAGGTAACTGGAATTGTCTGCAACTGGATTATGCATCGCTGAGCCGTATTCACATAATCGGTGAACCCGATCAGTTGGGGTACAGCGTGGCATTTATTAACCGTTGA
- the cobT gene encoding nicotinate-nucleotide--dimethylbenzimidazole phosphoribosyltransferase → MSNLEWLTQAPKAIDQAAMSAASEHQQILTKPAGSLGQLEALAIRFAGMQGQLKPQINNIQVSIFAADHGLAGRGVSAFPQEVTAQMVSNFAHGGAAVSVLSKARGADFEVVNLGTVGPVADHPTVVQAVIASSTADCSQGPAMTDAQLALALNAGRERVLSAQEKGAELFIGGEMGIGNTSAASMIAAALTESTLEELVGPGTGLDNAGVRAKQAVLEEVMALHAAQLNTPLGVLQSVGGFEIAALCGAYLTCAQQGIPALVDGFICTAAALLACRMHPEVQEWLVFAHNSAEPGHRAMLQALQVQPLLNLGMRLGEGSGAVLAVDLLRSACLLHGNMATFADAGVADKSA, encoded by the coding sequence ATGTCCAACCTTGAATGGTTAACCCAGGCTCCAAAGGCAATTGATCAGGCTGCGATGAGCGCTGCCAGTGAACACCAGCAAATTCTGACTAAACCTGCCGGTTCTCTTGGACAGCTGGAAGCACTGGCTATCCGGTTTGCCGGTATGCAGGGGCAGTTAAAGCCGCAGATTAATAATATTCAGGTGTCTATTTTTGCGGCGGATCATGGTCTGGCTGGCCGTGGTGTGTCGGCGTTTCCGCAGGAAGTAACTGCTCAGATGGTGAGTAACTTTGCCCACGGTGGCGCGGCTGTCTCGGTATTGTCTAAAGCCCGCGGCGCAGATTTTGAAGTAGTGAACCTTGGTACTGTCGGCCCGGTTGCTGATCATCCTACGGTGGTTCAGGCAGTAATTGCATCTTCAACTGCAGACTGTTCTCAGGGACCGGCAATGACCGATGCTCAACTGGCGCTGGCGCTGAATGCTGGTCGTGAGCGGGTTTTATCTGCACAGGAGAAAGGTGCTGAACTGTTTATCGGCGGTGAGATGGGCATTGGCAATACCAGTGCGGCATCAATGATCGCGGCTGCACTGACAGAAAGTACTCTGGAAGAGTTAGTTGGCCCGGGTACTGGCCTGGATAATGCCGGTGTACGCGCTAAGCAGGCAGTTCTGGAAGAAGTGATGGCATTGCATGCTGCGCAACTGAATACACCACTGGGTGTATTGCAAAGCGTCGGTGGGTTTGAGATTGCTGCTTTATGTGGTGCTTACCTGACCTGCGCACAACAAGGTATTCCTGCACTGGTAGATGGCTTTATTTGTACCGCGGCGGCGTTGCTGGCGTGTCGTATGCATCCGGAAGTTCAGGAGTGGCTGGTATTTGCACATAATTCTGCAGAACCTGGCCACCGGGCTATGCTACAGGCACTGCAAGTGCAACCGTTGCTGAACCTTGGTATGCGTCTGGGAGAGGGCAGCGGTGCGGTACTGGCGGTTGATCTGCTACGCAGTGCTTGTTTACTGCATGGGAATATGGCAACTTTTGCCGATGCGGGTGTTGCCGACAAATCAGCCTGA
- the cobU gene encoding bifunctional adenosylcobinamide kinase/adenosylcobinamide-phosphate guanylyltransferase: protein MKQLILGGARSGKTALAEQRAQDWHAAEDGRQVYYLATANAGDGEMSARIQRHQDLRPEGWMTIEEPVDLAAVLAQHNVANTCLLIDCLTLWVTNLLMLEDDARMEASIAEFEAALTNCQAEVIMVSNEVGLGIVPMGELTRKFQDQAGFLHQRLAQICERVTLTVAGLPMEFKA, encoded by the coding sequence ATGAAACAACTAATTTTAGGTGGGGCCCGTTCCGGCAAAACTGCTTTGGCGGAGCAACGGGCGCAAGACTGGCACGCCGCTGAAGACGGCCGTCAGGTGTATTATCTGGCAACGGCGAATGCTGGTGATGGTGAGATGTCCGCGCGTATTCAGCGACATCAGGATTTACGCCCGGAAGGCTGGATGACCATTGAAGAGCCTGTTGATCTCGCGGCGGTGCTGGCACAGCATAATGTTGCTAATACCTGTTTACTGATCGATTGCCTGACGCTTTGGGTAACGAACCTGCTGATGCTGGAAGATGATGCACGTATGGAAGCCAGCATTGCTGAGTTTGAAGCGGCGCTGACTAATTGTCAGGCGGAAGTCATTATGGTCAGTAATGAAGTGGGGCTGGGAATAGTGCCTATGGGCGAGTTAACCCGCAAGTTTCAGGATCAGGCCGGATTCCTGCATCAGAGACTGGCGCAAATATGCGAGCGGGTTACATTAACGGTAGCCGGTTTGCCGATGGAGTTTAAAGCCTGA
- a CDS encoding NnrS family protein: MQIQIQEPRTSGSIALFNLGFRPFFLFGALSALVLMLIWLIMLSTGQVTQDYYQLSYIWHGHEMLFGYSVAIIAGFLLTAVKNWTSQQTPHGSWLAIIFAVWVAGRIMPFTALPAVLIAAVDLLFLPLVILGIAIPIIRSGNHRNLLFIVILSVMTLANGLMHSQLLGYTENTLLQGMQLQLGLIILIIMILGGRVIPFFTERALGNFTARKFTWLEYFTPAITVAWLGSHFAGYLQLAGVLAVLAAASQFLRLYGWFHPRLLRNPLLWILQLAYLFIPLGFALYAASVFTGISPYLSTHAFAAGAIGSITIGMMARVSLGHTGRPLKLTNWVKVGFGFMILSGLIRCLLPLAPELYTVALHASATFWVIAWALFLIPYSPILLQPRLDGQYG; encoded by the coding sequence ATGCAAATTCAAATTCAGGAACCCAGAACCTCCGGTTCCATTGCTCTGTTTAATCTTGGTTTCAGACCATTCTTCTTATTCGGTGCACTCTCTGCATTAGTATTAATGCTGATCTGGCTGATCATGCTAAGTACCGGACAGGTCACCCAGGATTACTATCAACTCAGTTACATCTGGCATGGACATGAAATGCTGTTCGGCTATTCAGTGGCGATTATCGCGGGCTTTCTGCTCACTGCCGTTAAAAACTGGACCTCACAGCAAACACCACACGGCAGTTGGTTAGCTATCATATTTGCGGTCTGGGTTGCCGGCAGGATTATGCCATTCACTGCGTTACCTGCTGTGCTAATCGCAGCCGTTGATTTGCTATTTCTACCACTGGTTATTCTGGGAATTGCTATTCCGATTATTCGCAGTGGTAATCACCGCAATCTGTTGTTTATTGTCATCCTTTCGGTCATGACGCTGGCAAACGGTCTGATGCACTCGCAACTACTCGGTTACACCGAGAATACTTTGTTGCAAGGTATGCAATTACAGCTCGGTCTGATTATTTTGATCATTATGATTCTCGGTGGCCGGGTTATTCCGTTTTTTACCGAACGGGCACTGGGTAATTTCACAGCACGAAAGTTCACCTGGCTGGAATACTTTACACCGGCCATCACTGTAGCCTGGCTTGGCAGTCATTTTGCTGGCTACCTGCAACTGGCAGGCGTACTGGCAGTACTCGCGGCAGCCTCTCAGTTCTTACGTCTATACGGCTGGTTTCACCCACGTTTACTGCGTAATCCTCTGCTATGGATTCTACAGCTGGCTTACCTGTTCATTCCTCTGGGATTCGCACTTTATGCGGCCAGTGTGTTTACCGGTATTTCTCCATACCTATCTACGCATGCCTTCGCAGCCGGCGCTATTGGCTCAATCACTATAGGAATGATGGCCCGGGTATCACTTGGTCATACCGGTCGGCCGCTGAAACTGACCAACTGGGTGAAAGTCGGCTTCGGCTTCATGATTCTCAGTGGCCTGATCCGTTGCCTGTTGCCACTGGCGCCGGAACTGTACACAGTTGCCTTACATGCCTCGGCAACCTTCTGGGTCATCGCCTGGGCACTGTTCCTGATTCCGTACAGCCCGATTTTGTTACAGCCAAGACTGGACGGCCAATACGGTTAG
- a CDS encoding YhcB family protein translates to MEDNSIWIISILTLVTGGVIGYFAGRSGTNATKQRDLSLQLEDSQRQLDAYKQQVNQHFERTAELVNDMTESYKAVHTHLATGSEALCDADTSKLDAAPVKPVITDQTDKAPEPTAEKATPAAEPAKAPAADTKEQPAADAEAENMPAPPLDYAPKTPDQEGTLSENFGVKKDAEEPQPEPVPADHFANKKKAEETA, encoded by the coding sequence GTGGAAGATAACAGTATCTGGATTATCAGTATCCTTACCCTGGTCACAGGAGGCGTTATCGGTTACTTCGCTGGCCGGTCTGGAACCAATGCAACCAAGCAACGGGACCTTAGCCTTCAGCTAGAAGATTCACAACGTCAGCTGGATGCTTACAAGCAACAGGTAAATCAACATTTTGAGCGCACCGCTGAGCTGGTCAATGACATGACCGAGAGCTATAAAGCAGTACACACTCACCTGGCTACAGGCTCAGAAGCACTTTGCGACGCAGACACCAGCAAACTCGATGCCGCACCGGTTAAACCTGTTATTACTGACCAAACAGATAAAGCACCGGAACCTACCGCGGAAAAAGCTACACCAGCCGCTGAACCAGCTAAAGCTCCAGCCGCAGACACTAAAGAACAGCCTGCCGCAGACGCTGAAGCCGAAAATATGCCTGCACCACCACTGGATTACGCGCCAAAGACACCAGATCAGGAAGGGACACTGTCGGAAAACTTCGGCGTTAAAAAAGACGCTGAAGAACCACAGCCAGAACCTGTACCGGCTGATCATTTCGCGAACAAGAAAAAAGCCGAAGAAACTGCCTGA
- a CDS encoding Nif3-like dinuclear metal center hexameric protein, translated as MAVKLNEIVNYTNNLLTPERYRDYCPNGLQVEGKTDVSCIVSGVTASQALLDKAVELQADLVLVHHGYFWKGENPVIKGLKKRRLQVLLGHDISLLAYHLPLDGHPELGNNAQLAKQLGIITEGGLEADNPLSIGSVGRLPVPVPAADFSAHVAKVLGRDVLHVDAGPETISTIAWCTGGAQGYIDKAIEHGVDAYLSGEISEPTTHSAREENIHYFAAGHHATERYGAKALGEHLAEVFAVEHHFVDIDNPA; from the coding sequence ATGGCAGTTAAGCTGAACGAAATCGTAAATTATACCAATAACTTGCTGACCCCTGAGCGTTATCGGGACTACTGCCCGAACGGGCTTCAGGTAGAAGGTAAAACTGATGTCAGTTGCATCGTATCCGGGGTGACAGCGTCACAGGCATTGCTGGATAAAGCGGTGGAACTGCAGGCAGATCTGGTACTGGTGCACCACGGATACTTCTGGAAGGGCGAAAATCCAGTTATAAAAGGTCTGAAAAAGCGACGTTTACAAGTTTTGCTTGGCCACGACATCAGCCTCCTGGCTTATCATTTACCTTTAGATGGTCATCCTGAACTGGGTAATAACGCGCAGTTAGCAAAACAGCTGGGTATTATTACTGAAGGTGGGCTGGAAGCGGATAACCCGCTGAGTATCGGTTCTGTTGGCCGCTTACCTGTGCCAGTGCCAGCTGCTGATTTTTCAGCACATGTGGCGAAAGTACTGGGGCGTGATGTACTTCACGTTGATGCCGGTCCTGAAACTATAAGTACGATTGCCTGGTGTACCGGCGGGGCTCAGGGCTATATCGATAAAGCTATAGAACATGGTGTAGATGCATATCTTTCCGGTGAAATTTCTGAGCCCACAACTCACAGCGCCCGGGAAGAAAATATTCATTATTTTGCAGCGGGGCATCATGCTACTGAGCGATACGGTGCTAAGGCATTAGGTGAGCATTTAGCAGAAGTATTTGCAGTTGAACATCACTTTGTTGATATTGATAATCCTGCCTGA
- a CDS encoding S1C family serine protease, with product MRKLSFLIWPTISGVLAATFLLMYVPGLLPSNQVTDLFADAKRPVTPTITSVGPASYAGAVDIASPSVVNIYTRTVVPPKESATVTDPSVKPETVPEATPRKKYEGDNLQGRDKVHTSLGSGVILTHDGYIATNNHVIANADEITVALKDGREALAQVIGRDPDTDLAVLKIDLPELPIITISTSNNLRVGDVTLAIGNPFGVGQTVTMGIISATGRNQVGLNTYENFIQTDAAINPGNSGGALIDPYGNLIGINTAIFSRSGGSLGIGFAIPSNQAIVVMKDLIEHGRVIRGWLGIEAQEMTAQLAESFALKENRGLIIAGIYRDGPAHLGGLQPGDIMLEIEGEKIIDGRTSMRQIAQVRPGSQIQIKALRDGEMQDFSVEIIERPTPPTPDAAAAQIPETVPAPQKLPEQPATE from the coding sequence ATGCGTAAACTTTCGTTTCTTATCTGGCCGACTATTTCTGGTGTTCTTGCGGCAACTTTTCTTCTGATGTACGTCCCTGGTCTTTTACCCAGCAACCAGGTGACAGATCTTTTTGCCGACGCCAAACGCCCTGTTACTCCGACAATCACAAGTGTGGGCCCTGCATCCTATGCCGGAGCTGTCGATATTGCATCACCCAGCGTGGTAAACATCTATACCCGGACAGTTGTGCCGCCAAAAGAATCTGCCACAGTTACAGATCCGTCAGTGAAGCCTGAAACTGTACCTGAAGCAACACCCCGCAAGAAATATGAAGGCGATAATTTACAAGGACGTGACAAAGTTCACACCAGCTTGGGGTCAGGTGTAATCCTTACCCACGACGGCTACATTGCCACGAACAACCATGTTATTGCGAATGCTGATGAGATCACAGTCGCACTTAAAGATGGCCGCGAAGCGCTTGCACAAGTTATAGGCCGTGATCCGGATACTGATTTGGCGGTTCTGAAAATCGACTTACCAGAGCTGCCAATTATTACCATCAGCACATCCAACAATCTGCGAGTTGGCGATGTCACTCTGGCAATCGGTAATCCATTTGGTGTTGGCCAGACGGTTACTATGGGCATTATCAGCGCAACTGGCCGAAACCAGGTTGGCCTGAATACCTATGAAAACTTTATTCAGACGGATGCAGCGATTAACCCTGGTAACTCTGGCGGCGCGCTAATTGATCCTTACGGAAATTTAATCGGCATCAATACAGCCATTTTCTCCCGTAGCGGTGGATCACTGGGCATTGGTTTTGCCATTCCATCGAATCAGGCCATTGTCGTCATGAAAGACCTGATTGAACATGGTCGGGTAATCCGTGGCTGGCTAGGCATTGAAGCACAGGAAATGACCGCGCAACTGGCTGAATCATTTGCGCTAAAAGAAAACCGTGGCCTGATCATTGCCGGCATTTATCGCGATGGTCCGGCACATCTTGGTGGTCTGCAACCTGGCGATATCATGCTGGAAATCGAAGGTGAGAAAATCATCGACGGCCGCACCTCAATGCGCCAAATCGCTCAGGTACGTCCAGGCAGTCAGATTCAGATAAAAGCCCTGCGCGATGGTGAGATGCAGGATTTCAGCGTTGAAATCATCGAGCGACCGACCCCACCAACACCGGATGCAGCGGCAGCACAGATACCAGAAACAGTGCCTGCTCCTCAAAAGCTGCCTGAACAGCCAGCGACAGAATAG
- a CDS encoding MFS transporter, with amino-acid sequence MKIFQGVDWRSPEMLLILMAVSMPISFGVWQALLNNFVIERAAFSGVEIGILQSLREIPGFMAFAAVLLLVFMREQTLALVSLLLLGIGTALTGYFPTEIGLYCTTVLMSIGFHYYETMNQSLSLQWFDKKTAAHKLGKLVAVRSFASLVAFGLVWLALDVAGIAMELVYLLGGSITILIALFCWRWFAHFPEKVEQHKKLILRKRYWLYYALTFMGGARRQIFVVFAGFLMVEKFGFSAGEISLLFLANGFMNMLLAPQIGKLIGHWGERRALTLEYIGLMLVFGAYAFVSDPWIAVGLYILDHLLFSMAIAQKTYLQKIADPKDMASTAGVAFSINHIAAVVLPAVYGVLWMVSPAAVFLTGAAMAAVSLVLARMVPENPEPGREVYWQKQVSAEQLS; translated from the coding sequence ATGAAGATTTTTCAGGGAGTAGACTGGCGTAGCCCGGAAATGCTGCTGATATTGATGGCCGTTTCTATGCCGATTTCATTTGGTGTATGGCAGGCGCTATTAAACAACTTCGTGATAGAGCGGGCCGCATTCAGCGGTGTGGAGATAGGTATTCTGCAGTCGCTGCGTGAAATACCAGGTTTTATGGCATTCGCTGCGGTTCTGCTACTGGTGTTTATGCGGGAACAGACGCTGGCGCTGGTATCTTTATTGTTATTGGGAATAGGTACTGCTTTAACGGGATATTTCCCGACTGAAATCGGCCTCTACTGTACGACTGTGCTGATGTCTATTGGCTTTCATTACTACGAGACGATGAATCAATCGTTGTCGTTACAGTGGTTTGATAAGAAAACTGCCGCGCATAAGTTGGGCAAGCTGGTAGCTGTTCGCTCATTTGCCAGCCTGGTGGCTTTCGGGCTGGTTTGGCTGGCACTGGATGTTGCTGGAATCGCCATGGAGCTGGTGTATTTGCTGGGAGGCAGTATTACGATTCTGATCGCATTGTTTTGCTGGCGCTGGTTTGCACATTTTCCGGAGAAAGTAGAGCAACATAAAAAGCTAATACTGCGAAAGCGTTACTGGCTATATTACGCGCTGACGTTCATGGGCGGTGCGCGGCGGCAGATATTCGTTGTCTTTGCTGGCTTCCTGATGGTTGAAAAGTTTGGCTTCAGCGCCGGGGAAATATCTTTGCTGTTTCTGGCGAATGGTTTCATGAACATGTTACTGGCGCCGCAAATTGGCAAGTTAATTGGTCATTGGGGAGAGCGCAGGGCGCTAACGCTTGAGTACATTGGCTTAATGTTGGTATTCGGGGCATATGCGTTTGTGTCTGATCCCTGGATTGCTGTGGGCCTGTATATACTGGACCATCTGTTATTTTCCATGGCTATTGCCCAGAAAACCTATTTACAGAAGATTGCCGATCCTAAAGATATGGCCTCTACAGCAGGCGTAGCTTTTTCAATTAATCATATTGCTGCGGTAGTTTTACCAGCCGTTTATGGTGTGTTGTGGATGGTGTCACCGGCGGCAGTGTTCTTAACCGGTGCAGCTATGGCGGCGGTATCTCTGGTGCTGGCGCGAATGGTGCCGGAGAATCCGGAGCCGGGTAGAGAGGTATATTGGCAAAAGCAGGTATCGGCAGAGCAGTTATCCTGA
- a CDS encoding AraC family transcriptional regulator, with protein sequence MTKNNDKQTKIAPWPAHWVSKADIQAGKPEEVPRKLVIRHFGHEANHYSPYHCHSWGQLLFISEGLVQVSARDIGHWIVPPQRAVWIPPFIEHDALALQRLQMHNVYICPEAAAGMPDNCQVVHITPLLRELIMELSKLPRLYDENGADSRMVEVFLDQLKTTPEVPLHLPQPGSERLQKLTLSLQQNPDDNRPLQYWADQIGCSERTLARRFHKETGMTFGQWRQQARLLEALSRIAGGQSIASIAQDLGYSSQSAFISMFRKALGKTPARYFQPTDTN encoded by the coding sequence ATGACAAAAAATAACGATAAACAGACAAAAATAGCACCCTGGCCTGCTCACTGGGTCAGTAAGGCAGATATTCAGGCCGGAAAGCCCGAAGAAGTCCCCCGTAAACTGGTTATTCGCCACTTTGGCCATGAGGCTAACCATTACTCTCCTTACCATTGTCATAGCTGGGGACAACTCCTGTTTATTTCGGAAGGCTTGGTACAGGTCAGTGCCCGGGACATTGGCCACTGGATCGTACCGCCGCAACGGGCCGTGTGGATTCCACCTTTCATTGAACATGACGCCTTAGCGCTGCAACGCTTACAAATGCACAATGTTTACATCTGCCCTGAAGCCGCGGCAGGCATGCCAGATAACTGTCAGGTTGTGCATATAACGCCATTGCTCAGAGAGTTAATCATGGAGCTGTCTAAACTGCCCCGTCTCTATGATGAAAACGGCGCCGACAGCCGCATGGTGGAAGTATTTCTCGACCAGCTCAAAACCACGCCGGAAGTGCCATTGCATCTGCCACAGCCTGGCAGTGAACGCTTACAAAAACTTACCCTTAGCTTGCAGCAAAACCCGGATGATAATCGCCCGCTGCAATACTGGGCTGATCAGATAGGATGCAGTGAACGTACCCTGGCCCGACGTTTTCACAAAGAAACCGGAATGACCTTTGGCCAGTGGCGCCAACAGGCCCGCCTGCTGGAAGCCCTCAGCCGCATTGCTGGCGGGCAATCTATTGCCAGCATAGCGCAAGATCTTGGTTACAGTAGCCAGAGTGCTTTTATCAGTATGTTCCGCAAAGCACTGGGTAAAACTCCGGCACGCTACTTTCAGCCAACAGATACAAACTGA
- the bmt gene encoding betaine--homocysteine S-methyltransferase, protein MSNLFTRLLNERPYLLADGALGTNLFKMGLQTGDAPELWNTDHPDRIQELAQRFIDAGSDILLTNSFGGTRYRLKLHNAQDRVDELNAKSAQLLKQLADASDRDIIVAGSMGPTGEIMVPAGTLTFEEAYDAFKEQAEALQKGGADVLWIETISDATEAKAAYDAAASTGLPVVYTMSIDTNGRTMMGVTPSELIKLSTELDHPPGACGTNCGIGASEVVAAIMNMKLAAEQQKTDPVLVAKANCGIPEYVDGKIVYSGTPELMAQYARLVRDAGAKIIGGCCGTSPEHIAAMRDSLDGYEPGEAPDIDALEAQLGPITQGAKAQLGGDLSVAGGSLSGGGRERRSRRGAKKS, encoded by the coding sequence ATGTCTAATTTATTCACCCGTTTGTTAAATGAACGCCCTTACCTGCTGGCTGACGGTGCCCTTGGTACTAACCTGTTTAAAATGGGCCTGCAAACCGGTGATGCGCCGGAGCTCTGGAACACAGATCACCCTGACCGTATCCAGGAACTGGCACAACGCTTTATCGACGCCGGTTCAGACATCCTTCTGACCAACAGCTTTGGTGGCACCCGTTACCGCCTGAAACTGCACAATGCGCAGGACCGGGTAGACGAACTGAACGCAAAATCTGCACAGCTTCTCAAGCAACTGGCTGATGCCAGTGACCGCGATATCATCGTCGCCGGCTCTATGGGCCCTACCGGTGAGATTATGGTTCCTGCCGGTACACTGACATTTGAAGAAGCCTACGACGCCTTCAAAGAACAGGCTGAAGCGCTACAGAAAGGTGGTGCTGACGTGCTTTGGATCGAAACAATCTCCGACGCAACAGAAGCAAAAGCGGCTTACGATGCAGCAGCCAGCACAGGCTTGCCAGTAGTTTACACCATGAGTATCGATACTAATGGTCGTACCATGATGGGTGTAACGCCTTCCGAGCTGATCAAGCTCAGTACTGAACTGGACCACCCACCGGGTGCCTGCGGGACTAACTGTGGTATCGGCGCGTCTGAAGTTGTTGCAGCAATCATGAATATGAAACTGGCCGCTGAACAGCAGAAAACCGATCCGGTACTGGTTGCTAAAGCCAACTGCGGTATTCCTGAGTATGTTGATGGCAAGATCGTTTACAGCGGCACACCGGAACTGATGGCTCAGTACGCCCGACTGGTTCGCGATGCCGGCGCTAAAATCATTGGTGGCTGCTGTGGTACTTCACCGGAACATATTGCCGCTATGCGTGATTCACTGGACGGCTATGAGCCAGGTGAAGCACCTGATATCGACGCTTTAGAAGCACAGCTTGGACCAATCACCCAGGGCGCAAAAGCTCAGCTGGGCGGTGACCTGAGTGTTGCCGGCGGTTCCCTGAGTGGCGGTGGTCGCGAACGTCGTTCACGTCGCGGTGCCAAAAAGTCATAA
- a CDS encoding substrate-binding periplasmic protein, producing MNRKTGFTHRMSVLMLFVSSLFSSSLLAASDLKIFASHYPPFNIADNPLTPGFDVEVTEAAFAASGVNVNVDFRPWARIMRDVQSGNATAAVTCSENAERRKQLNYSDQISSSQIGLLSHTELDTSKINSLEDLRDYRVVSVNGYATQTELINKSIKTLNVNRMDEALNLIARQRQDIFYVGREAALFIANQLGLAQDIKFTPLPEKPILKLYVCFSKQWPDSLQLISLFNQGLQRIRNNGVMQEIHARYGLTPF from the coding sequence ATGAATCGCAAGACCGGATTTACCCACAGAATGTCTGTACTCATGCTGTTCGTATCCAGTCTGTTTTCCTCTTCCTTATTGGCAGCGTCTGATTTAAAGATTTTTGCCAGCCATTATCCGCCTTTTAACATTGCAGATAATCCACTGACACCCGGCTTTGACGTAGAAGTCACAGAAGCTGCTTTTGCCGCATCAGGTGTCAACGTTAATGTAGATTTTCGCCCCTGGGCGCGGATCATGCGGGATGTCCAGTCGGGCAATGCCACGGCAGCGGTCACCTGCAGTGAAAACGCCGAACGGCGTAAACAACTGAATTACAGCGACCAGATCAGTAGTAGCCAGATCGGACTACTTAGTCACACTGAATTGGATACAAGCAAGATCAATTCACTGGAAGATCTCCGCGATTACCGGGTAGTTTCAGTCAATGGGTATGCAACCCAGACGGAACTGATAAACAAAAGCATAAAAACACTGAACGTGAATCGAATGGATGAAGCATTAAATCTAATCGCCCGCCAACGTCAGGACATCTTTTATGTAGGTCGGGAAGCAGCTCTGTTTATCGCCAACCAACTTGGCCTCGCACAAGATATTAAATTTACCCCACTGCCAGAAAAACCCATTCTCAAGCTTTACGTTTGCTTCAGTAAACAATGGCCTGACAGCCTACAACTTATTAGTTTATTCAACCAAGGCTTACAACGGATCCGTAATAACGGTGTTATGCAGGAGATACACGCACGCTATGGTCTTACACCCTTTTAA